The following proteins are co-located in the Leptotrichia trevisanii DSM 22070 genome:
- a CDS encoding GNAT family N-acetyltransferase — translation MKIRRFEEKDAKKVSELIVETLRKTNIKDYSVDLIENYVNNFHPENVLKRASWTHFYVAEEKDNIIGCRAIAPYWDKVDESSLFTIFISPEHQGKGIGQKIIETMEKDEYFLRAKRIEVPASITAVPFYKKMGYSCKNGINKADDEGIIRMEKFR, via the coding sequence ATGAAAATACGCAGATTTGAAGAAAAAGACGCTAAAAAAGTATCTGAATTGATAGTGGAAACATTGCGAAAAACAAATATAAAAGATTATTCTGTTGATTTAATAGAAAATTATGTAAATAATTTCCATCCTGAAAATGTTCTTAAAAGAGCTTCGTGGACACATTTTTATGTTGCAGAAGAAAAGGACAATATTATTGGATGTAGAGCAATTGCACCATATTGGGATAAAGTTGATGAAAGTTCTTTATTTACTATTTTTATCTCGCCTGAACATCAGGGAAAGGGAATAGGACAAAAAATTATTGAAACAATGGAAAAAGATGAATATTTTTTAAGAGCCAAAAGAATCGAGGTACCTGCGTCCATTACAGCTGTCCCGTTTTATAAGAAAATGGGATATAGTTGCAAAAATGGAATAAACAAAGCAGATGATGAAGGAATTATAAGAATGGAAAAATTTAGATAA